One window from the genome of Eucalyptus grandis isolate ANBG69807.140 chromosome 7, ASM1654582v1, whole genome shotgun sequence encodes:
- the LOC120295845 gene encoding probable LRR receptor-like serine/threonine-protein kinase At3g47570, translating to MSFSCLTTIILLLGSVLALAKDGRDEIDRLALLEFKARIADPSGVLSSWNDSSHFCDWYGVTCGRKHRRVTVLDLGSKNLSEVVSAHIGNLSFLREVNMENNSFHAEIPLHFGCLLRLQKLFLNNNSFSGQIPSNLSYCSNLLVLNLGLNMLKGNLPTEPGSLSKLQGLTLQANSLMGNIPPSIGNLSSLQKFGIMRNNFDGTIPRTLGQLRNLKILYLARNKFFSTIPISIFNISALAWLGVGGNQLEGGLPSNLGFTLPNIKFINTYQNHLTGPIPESISNASNLKLIQINENNFTGKVPSFSKIRGLWWFSIGHNNLGGEQSTDLDFLCSLTNSTKLELLGIAENAFRGLIPDCINNLSITLSWFGLAYNHISGTLPSEIGNLINLEVLRWQGNNISGNIPFEIGNLNKLKLLHLGQNKLSGQIPESFGNLRMLIKLYLDRNNFQGSIPSSLKNCQNLLLLNLSTNNLSGYAPKEIMGLSSLSICLDLSRNSLIGSLPEEVGKLQNLGELRLNGNGLSQ from the coding sequence ATGTCATTCTCATGCCTAACTACCATCATTCTTCTATTAGGGAGTGTCCTAGCTTTAGCAAAAGATGGCCGGGACGAGATTGATCGATTGGCTTTATTAGAATTCAAGGCTCGAATAGCCGATCCTAGTGGGGTTTTGAGCTCGTGGAATGATTCTAGCCACTTTTGCGATTGGTACGGTGTCACATGCGGTCGCAAACACCGAAGAGTCACTGTACTAGACCTTGGCTCCAAGAACTTATCCGAGGTTGTGTCGGCCCATATTGGTAATTTGAGCTTTCTGAGGGAAGTCAATATGGAGAATAATAGTTTTCATGCCGAAATTCCCCTGCATTTTGGCTGCTTGCTTCGATTGCAGAAATTGTTCCTTAATAACAACTCGTTCAGTGGTCAGATCCCTTCGAATCTCTCCTATTGCTCTAATTTGCTCGTTCTTAACTTAGGCTTGAACATGCTCAAAGGAAATTTGCCAACAGAACCGGGCTCATTGTCCAAGCTCCAAGGACTTACACTTCAAGCCAACAGCTTGATGGGAAACATCCCGCCGTCTATTGGAAACTTATCATCTCTTCAAAAGTTCGGAATAATGCGGAATAACTTCGATGGGACGATCCCAAGGACTCTTGGCCAGCTGAGAAATCTAAAGATCCTCTATCTCGccagaaataaatttttcagtACAATTCCTATCTCAATCTTCAATATATCCGCTCTGGCATGGCTTGGTGTAGGTGGAAACCAATTAGAAGGGGGTTTACCTAGCAACTTAGGCTTCACTCTTCCGAATATCAAGTTTATCAACACGTATCAGAACCACCTCACTGGACCCATTCCCGAGTCAATATCCAATGCCTCTAACCTCAAGCTAATCCAAATCAACGAGAACAATTTTACTGGGAAAGTTCCTTCTTTTTCAAAGATAAGAGGACTCTGGTGGTTTAGTATTGGCCACAACAACTTAGGAGGTGAGCAATCTACTGATTTGGACTTCCTCTGCTCTTTAACTAATTCCACAAAATTGGAACTTTTGGGCATAGCGGAAAATGCTTTTCGAGGACTAATACCCGATTGTATCAATAACCTCTCGATCACCCTTTCCTGGTTTGGGTTAGCATACAACCATATTTCTGGAACCTTACCTTCCGAAATCGGAAATCTCATCAATTTGGAGGTTTTGCGATGGCAAGGCAATAACATCTCGGGAAACATTCCTTTTGAGATCGGAAATCTGAACAAATTGAAGCTTTTGCATCTCGGCCAAAATAAATTATCGGGGCAAATACCGGAATCGTTTGGGAATTTAAGGATGTTAATCAAATTGTACTTAGACAGAAATAATTTCCAAGGCTCGATACCATCGTCTttgaaaaattgccaaaatctaCTTCTCTTGAACCTTTCGACCAACAACCTCAGCGGTTACGCACCTAAGGAGATTATGGGCCTCTCATCTTTGTCAATTTGCCTCGACTTGTCTCGAAATAGTCTTATTGGCTCCCTTCCAGAAGaagttggaaaattgcaaaatctcGGTGAACTACGTCTTAACGGGAACGGATTATCTCAATAG
- the LOC120295846 gene encoding putative receptor-like protein kinase At3g47110, producing MRGLQVLNVSNNQLSGQIPKFLESLNLTNLSLSYNDFEGALPTGGVFRSAISTSVIGNKKLCGGLSNFQLSKCYYKESKRMRISGTAKILISTVSALVGVACILSLLYFFWFGHNKNASASSSSEDGFLHVSYHNLLKAIGGFFPTNLLGVGSFGSVYKGLLDQTQSIVAIKILDLTCGGASKSFIAECEVLRRIRHRNLVKILTACSGFDFNGNDFKALVYEFMSNGSLDEWLHPTASQYTKRNKLSLLERVNIAIDVACALDYLHHNN from the coding sequence ATGAGAGGCCTTCAGGTTTTGAATGTTTCCAACAACCAATTGTCTGGCCAAATCCCAAAATTTCTAGAGTCATTAAATCTGACAAATTTGAGCCTATCTTATAATGATTTCGAGGGTGCATTGCCTACAGGAGGAGTTTTCAGAAGTGCCATTTCAACTTCGGTCATTGGAAACAAGAAGCTTTGCGGGGGTCTCTCAAATTTTCAACTATCGAAATGCTACTACAAAGAGTCAAAACGGATGAGAATAAGCGGAACTGCAAAAATTCTTATATCTACAGTCTCTGCTCTTGTTGGAGTAGCTTGCATATTGTCTTTGTTATACTTCTTCTGGTTTGGACACAATAAGAACGCATCAGCTTCAAGCTCTTCTGAAGATGGGTTTTTGCATGTTTCTTATCACAATCTACTAAAAGCGATAGGTGGATTCTTCCCCACCAATTTGCTTGGCGTGGGAAGTTTTGGGTCCGTGTACAAAGGGCTGCTTGATCAAACTCAGTCGATTGTGGCCATCAAGATTCTTGACCTTACATGTGGTGGAGCTTCCAAGAGCTTCATAGCCGAGTGCGAGGTCTTGAGAAGAATCCGACATCGTAATCTCGTGAAGATACTCACGGCATGTTCTGGGTTTGATTTTAATGGAAATGATTTCAAGGCACTAGTCTACGAATTCATGTCAAACGGAAGCTTGGATGAGTGGCTGCACCCAACTGCATCACAATATACAAAGAGAAACAAGTTGAGTCTACTTGAGAGAGTGAATATTGCAATCGATGTTGCTTGTGCACTAGATTATCTCCATCATAACAACTAA